The DNA region ggtgctcgacgcgggcTGCGGGCCGGGCGCGCTGAGCTTCGGCGCGGCGCTGCTCGGGGGCGCCGTCACGGCCGTGGACGTGGACGCGGACGCCTTGAGCGTGCTGCATGAGAATAAAAATGACACTGAGATTGCTAATGTTGATGTGGTGCAGTGCGATTTCCTTGGACCAAGTGTTTGTAGGTgagtaagggctgatttagacggcgcgcgaactcgcatgcgattttagttacattgcggactgttggttttACGTCCAAtccaaccgaccgatcaaaacctgcaatgtaatgaaactcgcatgcgagttctcgcatcgtctaaatgaacccttattctttgttttgtttaaatttattatatatcaCATTGTATTTTGGAACGAGGGTTGTGAAGGCCTTATTATTTAGGCTTACATTCAATTTGGCCTGTTTTAATGACAAAAACAGAGAACACGCAAATTTGTTTTTAGTAAATATATCAATTTTGTTGCATGTATATACAAACAGCCTATGTCAGTGGCAGTGGAAAAGGGGGCTTCGTAAAAATGGGGCCATTCTCGCGCCAACGCGGCCCGTAGGATTTTACTGGTTATGCCACTGTACGAATACAGTTACTTCATTTGGCCTATTGAattctttaattattttaggtgctaGTCTGAATGGGTGCGTCTCATAATGAATATGCACTTTTGGtataatttcagtttataaacgtTCAAAAAGTATAATCATCTTATGTATAATGCACTAAATGTATATTTTCAATTagtataacataaaaataatataacattctATATACATATCGTTGTTTGatatactatacatataaactaactatatttaatataacatttattacgcatataaattaaaataattaataaaatttcatataccgtaacatcggggtactttgTCCCAAAATCAAGATACTTTTTACTTCTCGTTTGAGCACTTCAATTTTAATCGCATTATGACACTTTTATAgtcataggtatttaattgtggatataatcaactcatgcacatacgtaaaacttaataaatcaacctctaaatattttttaatttttcgcaaAGTATGAGCCAAAGTTGCGCTTTCAAGCGGGTTTCTTTGGCCATCGATATTTCATTGAGTACAACGTAACGGTTTGCAAAAAAAGCGCAAAGAAAGctgtttaaatttattacacaatacacatgtatatcaaataaggacatagtagtaagattcatttgtttttattacactaaaaagcaaactaatcaacacaaagtaataaatctattaaacatggtttttttaataaaaactttgccaaaacaatcagaaaaaccttctaaacttatcgatcataatcattagaaatagttaacgtgtataactataattatcatatgaaaaattagttttcctatagaattattttactagGTAGGCACCTAGTTAACAGTCGACTGTAACTAATCAGTCTTAAAAATTTATAATCATTTTATAAGATATTAAACTTATGCGGCAGATGTTCTTTATCTTTGTTTTCATTAATTCCATTACAATCTAGAGAATCTGTCTTTGAAACCTGAGCCTGTGGTTCATCCAGTGCTCCAGCACAGGACGAACCACTGGCTGCTGTTCCTGGGATCGCGATTTATAACCTGCGTCAATAGTAAATTGTCTTCTTAGTTAGCAGATTGATCTCGTGCCGTTATGAGAGCTTCAGTAGATGAAGCGAGACTATATCTGCGTCGCTGTTCTctctgaaggaaatgttttcccatgggtcaaagaaacccgaaaacgatagccaaagaatactttgattttcaataacatatacttctcacaataatgtcttaaattctatgatttatatcacattaggatcctagatacatatctgttacgattaataacaatcaaacacttaaacttatttgctttctttGTTTCGAGAAAAAGTTTGCACATTATAGAATCGCGTAGTTTATAGGTAACAACTTGTGACCGAAATTATGGACTGACCAATCAGCGTTGTTAACGTGAAACTGTTTCTACCCACCGCCCCATACGGTCATCTATCGATGAATAGCGCGAAATACATCGATAGGTCCTGACGTGCAGCGTGACGGGAAGTTCaatctttttttcgttttgggaCAAAGTAACCCCCATGAGCtaaagtaccccgatgttacggtaATTATCTGAACAAAACATTGGTAAAATTATTTGGATAGGATAGCTCAGAATTTCAAAGTTTATAGTACTTAACCAATAATAACtgtcagaaaagtaggttaggttaggtttgaactgtgacttttagagaaaaaaaactgctaccggaaaattagtgggttaggttaggtttgaactgtgacccctcagagaaaaaaaactgctaccagaaaagtagattaggttaggtttgaactgtgacccctcagagaaaaaaaactgctaccagaaaagtgggttaggttaggtttgaactgtgacccctcagagaaaaaaaaactgctaccagaaaagtgggttaggttaggtttgaactgcgacccctcagagaaaaaaaactgctaccagaaaagtgggttaggttaggtttgaactgtgacccctcagagaaaaaaaactcctaccagaaaagtgggttaggttagattagaactgtgacccctcagagaaaaaaaactgctaccagaaaagtggattaggttaggtttgaactgtgacccctcagagaaaaaaaactgctaccagaaaagtggattaggtcaggttagaactgtgacccctcagagaaaaaaaactgctaccagaaaagtagattaggttaggtttgaactgtgacccctcagagaaaaaaaactgctaccagaaaagtgggttaggttaggtttgaactgtgacccctcagagaaaaaaaactgctaccagaaaagtgggttaggttaggtttgaactgcgacccctcagagaaaaaaaactgctaccagaaaagtgggttaggttaggttaggttatggaAAACACGTAATTACGTACTAATCACGGCAAACTCAAAGTATAttgtttatacaaaaaaaaattaagagtgAATATAATTTCTCTTCTTACCCACACAtaattagaaaaacattttatggAGCAACTTTACTATCCATGCTATCGTCGTAATTGCATCTCTTATATTTATTGTGCGATATTcgttttgtatattatattatttcaatgtTATACATTTTCCTACTTATCATAAACGATATTATATGTAAAGTACAttatacaatataaaattatagaattcatTGTTATACGTATCGCACGTTATACTAATTGCACGTTATGCCATTCAAAATTATACTAATTGAATTTATATATTCTGAGCAATATATTATAGGTTTGTATACGTTCTATTATTTACCCAGTCTGAATTTAGGCTATAAAGACATGTttgttacaaaaaatattgGAACAACCCAAATTATTTCCTATTCTAAGAAACTTAACTTTCTTACAGTTCCAATTATGTGTGAAGATTTATTTGCATAAAACATCACACTTATtagttgaaaaaaatattaggcttcttttctactttactagtcaaatcagcttctttattcgaaattgtgtttaaaaataactgctaatGCTAActttgtttttctaataattatcttgtGCTTTATTTCGggcacggtgtgaaataatttaagtagaggaaacatccTTATTTCAGATGGGAAAACTATTTTGATACAGTTGTGATGAACCCGCCGTTCGGTACGAAGAGCAACGCCGGCGTCGACATGCGATTTCTGCGCACCGGGCTGGATCTCAGCTGCGACAGTGTCTACTCGCTACACAAATCTTCTACAAGGTAAGATCTTTATCTTACCTTGCCCTAGGCCTAGgccctttggcctatgctcacCGCGTTTTAACACGCGACGTCGAAGCGCGGTATAGGAACTATAGGAAGGCCCATCGAATCTTTTAATTAGTCTATCTGACCTATTACTAGTGGCTCGGCGAGCTGTTGACCTCGCGTTAGGCTTAGAAAGTGTAAAAGTGAAAAATTCTTAGTTGGTTGAGTCGTTATCACAGTGAACTCACAATGGTCTTAAGCGCCATAGACGCTATTGGCGCTTAAGTCCTTTATGCCGAATTCtgcattttgaaaaatttccaaaaactagatcgacaaaaaaaaatttaattatagaATCTAAGCACAAATTTTCACGAGAATTAATTAAGAATTGCAACCTCTAGAGAACATCCATACGAACATACGAAAGCAAAATGACCGAGTTAAAACGGGGACCTCTGACGCTACGGTCAATAAACCTGTGAAAAGATAAACAATAGACTGCAGATAACATGTGAGATAGCTATTCCTAAACCCTGCGGAGAGCAATTGGCAGTTTTAATGACCAGCCAGCGATGATGAACACTTCATATAACACGTTGTCCAAAATGGCCACTTTATGTTAACAGGGCACACATCCAAAAGAAGATCAAAGAGTGGGGCGTAAAGGGCAGCGTGATAGCGGAGCTGCGCTACGACCTCCCTGCGACGTACAAGTTCCACAAGCAACAGTCGCGCGACATCGCCGTCGATCTGTGGCGGGTGCACCACCCCTGCTAGGAGTCAGGTCAGGTGTTAAACCTGACCTAACCTgactagtgatccaaaagaccctttttagctctttttttagggctccactcatctcttgacgcgtaaaaggctaaaagccttttctatttaattagtaaaataggcttttaggcgtcaagagatgagacgagccttaaaaaaaccgggcaagtgcgagttggactcgcgcacgaagggttccgtaccataatgcaaaaacaaaaacaaaaaaaaaagcaaaaaaaaaacggtcacccatccaagtactgaccactcccgacgttgcttaactttggtcaaaaatcacgtttgttgtatgggagccccatttaaatctttattttattctgtttttagtatttgttgttatagcggcaacagaaatacatcatctgtgaaaatttcaactgtctagctatcacggttcgtgagatacagcctggtgacagacggacggacggacggacggacggacggatggacggacagcgaagtcttagtaatagggtcccgttttaccctttgggtacggaaccctaaaaagacctaAAATCTctagtcttttggatcactaaatCTGACATTAGTTGTAATTGATTAATTATGGTGTATTCTGGTGATTACAAATCACCTGCGAACGTCATGTAAACCGCATTTAACTTTTGTGGGATAACAATGTCCAACACGGTTACTTACCCagagttagtttttttagcattagaaaaatactacgcgatcttgacgtatactttaattgaaaaaaggtttaaaaaaatcagtaactacttattacttatgattcataaatgttacatatttgccgtgacttcgCTGCCTGCTGACTACCGATTTTTCAAgtgttttcaataaaaagacacgtcaagatttacctcttttctaatgctaaaaaaacgaactatagttactgTTGCTCCACAAAAGTTACCACAGTGAATGCATCTTAATTTTAAAAACCGcccatatttaattatttcgaTATCAGAGTCCTATTCCGAAATTACCCGACATTCGTTAGTGATTCGGAATTAGGCACTCAAATActccttagggtggtattccacctgtcctatgtcattgcgtctcactctctcattaagcaaaatatgagacacaatacacattggacgGGTTCCGTCTATTTGGCATAACTTCCGTGACCCGAAACGCATCTGGCATAACCTATTTCGCAGAAATGTATTTCGACGAATGTTATATTTGCAGAAAGCTTCAGTTTGTATAATATGCAATAGGCCGAATGTTTGCAAGTCCGAATCTTAAATAGACTACTATTATTTTGGCCGACTTTTGatacgaataattttattttgcgtttgtttaaatgtccgaaatgtgatttgcataatctgtttagCATAATAGGCTTTCGGCGAATATTTACATCGCAGAAAATGTATTTCGACTCTTTCTATTTGGTATAACTTGTATGATCTAAAACGCATCTGTCATAAGCTACATTTAGCAGAATGGCACATAGCATTAGCGCCTGCGCTTTGCTACGCAAGGGCGAAGGGGCTGCTATGCCCGTAGCGCCGGAGCAGATGCGGAGTCCAacaaaaaaactgttgctagaaaagtgggttaggttaggttagaactgcgaccccacggaaACAATctattgccagaaaagtgggttaggttaagttagatctgcgaccccacgaaaacaaactgttgccagaaaagtgggttaggttaggttagaattgcaaccccacgaaaacaaactgttgccagaaaagtgggttaggttaggttagaactgcgaccccacgaaaacaaactgttgccagaaaagtgggttaggttaggttagaactgcgaccccacgaaaacaaactgttgctagaaaattgggttaggttaggttagaactgcgaccccacgaaaataaactgttgccaaaaaagtgggttaggttaggttagaactgcgaccccacgaaaacaaactgttgccagaaaagtgggttaggttaggttagaactgcgacccccaagaaaacgaactgttgccagaaaagtgggttaggttaagttagaactgcgaccccatgaaaacaaactgttgttaTTCGGCGAAATGAAATTATGAGAAATAATAGTTGCGAGTTGCGAAACATTCGGCGAATTAATTTCAGCCAAAAAATATTGGGCCTACAACATATATGATTCTCGCAAGTATGCAAAACATTTCTATGCCATAAGATTTAATGCTTGTAGTACATTATGCTTAATGGCGAAttatgctaaaataaattattacaaataaaattatgcgaaatgaaacaCCAGGTCTCGATTCGGACattaaaattatgccaaaagaCACTTCGATCAATAAAAATTATGCGTAGAGCACGTATGCGCAACAATCCAGTACCAAGTGAGTTTATGCTAACAGTATATTATGCCTAAAGTTATTATGCacaatataattattacaaaaaaaattatgccaaagataggGGAaccacattggacaggtggaataacAAACAGCCTTACGTTTCAcaaatctttttttatttattacactttaaactgTCACGtcttgtacacatatttaatgcTGTGAACGGTTCtatcgcgatataatttcattatttattattttatgaaattgtATCAAGGTAAACCCGTTCATAGCATTAAatatctattttttatttattgctatTAAAACAGAATGTAGATAGctataaataggtataatcAATAATAGAGTACTAAAAGTTAACCTTTCAGGCGACATTCATCATTTTATTGTTGTTGGAATTATAACTTTCTaacattttaaactttcgcgttttgaatacatattaactcacattatagacgggtcgggcagacccgtctataatgtgagttataACTTTCTGTAaaataatggggttggcaactgtcaaacgtttgcatagatggcgccatcataacttgcccctttttctatgagatttggcttaaagggctggcatccagggcccagggtattaaaaaaaaaattgacacaattctagggattgacagggcaagctatggtggcgccatctgctaaaaacttccaccggccaaccccattgaatTCGAAATAAACATGTCCCGCGAAGGGTTAAATTTTGAATAGCCGACGACAGCAGCATCCCTGCATACGGTGCATGATCAAATGAGATGGCAAACCACATTCGGCTTTGAACCACAAATTCTTTTTGTAGATTTATAAGTCCCTCTATCTCTGTTATATGGCTCCTGTTGACTatatggtacagtcacctgcaataatatgttacgcaataaaggccgcaataatatctgacacgatcttatttgtagagccataacggcttgtcacatatttttgcggccttcgaagagaaacatattattgcaggtgactgtactgaaCTGTAAAATGATAAGTTAACAATATAGAGATTGTAACACATggtaaaatgaaaaaatatatcaaaattaattcCGAATCAAAAAGcttgtatttaatgaaatttaatgGACCTGGAATTTTAGAAGAATGGAATAACAAAATTACGATTTGTATTTCTAAGCATATTTACAATAGCTAAAtgaagtaactgtttttttatattgtagATTATATTATACTTTACTAAGATGATGGGTAAATAAAGAAgagtaaaacaaaataaaacttgtTTAATTATGTTCAGTCTTCAATAAAACATTGTTATTAACATTTACATGAAAAATAACACGTATCCTTATACTTGCTTATATACTCTTGACTCGAGACAGTTATACATATTAcacatgtatttttttatatgatgtaaccaatatttttttcgtacgatatgtttacttacttacttaatgtaAGTTTCACGTGTTCACTTCACACACACAGCAATTACTGATAATTTGACTGTGTCAATGATGGTACGCGTTAAGgcctgtctccatattgcgcgccGCGCAGCctggcagccgcgcgcaatggataccgagttggctcgcgagccaactcgATTTGATCGTGTTgcctcgcgagccaatgttcgatagtttgccgcgcaatatggagacaggcCTTTAGACGTAAACATTCTAAACACGCGTATTCTTTCATTAATAGTTAgggccggttgcaccaaaccgtctgtcaccgttaaagcgttcgctaaatttgatTGCATAGGAAATTTCAGACTTTATTGACGTTAATCCGTCTGTTAACCTTTTGGTCGTCAATGAcagatatatccgcaccgcaggtcctaCGCCAAAGACTGACTAATCGGTCACAGACAACAGAGCAACATACACCTACGtgtatatgcataaagttcaatttcagtttagacttcggtgacgtggcgtccgagtgacagcttttgtgtttgacacgtcGTCGAAAAgattaaatgtggttggtgcaactgggccttaGTCTGAAAAGCGACGATATTCTAATCTTGTAGGTTGTATGTgttcacagacaaaacatcctccagactgagcatagtcgcgctactccctctgccacgcatacggtaattttactccatgttcgagtcgaaagtgtctttgtgtgacgtccgtgtcattgaacggaccaatcacggcacgagacttcgctcacctcgtcccgcgcacccccgcatttttggcatcatcggttgcatgaaataattgctctaaactcggtctagaggattcctagtctatgtatgTGTTATTCATCACCAAACTTAATATTCTGCGCCAGCTTAATGGCGCCCGAGTAGTTGATGGTGACGGTGGAGCGGCGCATGTAGCTCTTCCAGCTGTCGGAGCCGCACTCGCGGCCGCCGCCCGTCGCCTTCTCGCCGCCGAACGCGCCGCCCACCTCCGCGCCGTTCGTCGGGATGTTCACGTTCACGATGCCGCAGTCAGAGCCTCCAGGGCCGATCCACTAGTAAAATAAACGTTCATTTTTAAGGCAAGAACAGATGAAAAAACTCTCTTCACATAATCTTATGTAAGCAGGTACAGGTGCGTGTTCTAATTCAAAAATAATCCGTTGTAAAGTGTCTGTGTCGTTTCCAAAGGGTTACATTTCATCTGACCTGGTTGGCCTAGCACAGGAGGGGCGCAGCCTCTGATTAATATAGTGAGAAATAGACGGGTAGTTTATCTCGGGCGAAAAACTATCACGCCACTCCTGTGGCCTGATAGATAGGTTGGTTGCAGGCCTGCTGAAGGATAAAACCGCAAGGAATGGCTTGTGGCAAAATTTCGACAGAATTACatgaagtaattaaaaaaaaaagtaaattgactaaattgacCATATAAGTACGTACACAGGTATACGAGTACATACCTTGAAGATATCAGCTAATACGGAAACTGGAGGCAGTATACAATAGGCGCGAAGCGGCAATAGGCGGGCATGGATAAGCGATTGGCCGTGTAGCAGCCCTTCTATTGAATGTTTACAGGCCTTTGGCACtgagaaattaaataaataccttgAAAATATCAGCTAAACTCTTGGTGAACAAACTCGAAGACAGCCCTTGTTCAACTTCATTGTTGTACGCGATGCCAGTAGTCAAGTCCGGGATCTCGAGGCAGTAGACGATGGGCGAAGCACTCGGTGTGAGCTAGCGGAGTCATGGGATAGGCGGGTTTTGTCAAATATTGGACTTCTAGCTCAGAAAATACATACCTTGAAAATATCCGCTAAACTCTCGGTGAACAAACTCGAAGACAGCCCTTGTTCAACTTCATTATTGTACGCGATGCCAGTAGTCAGGTCCGGGATCTCGAGGCAGTAGACGATGGGCGAAGCACTCGGTGTGAACTAGCGGAGTCATAGGAAAGGCGGGTTTTCCAAATATTAGACTTTTAGCTCAGAAAATACATACCTTGAAAATATCCGCTAAACTCTCGGTGAACAAACTCGAAGACAGCCCTTGTTCAACTTCATTATTGTACGCGATGCCAGTAGCCAGGTCCGGGATCTCGAGGCAGTAGACGATGGGCGAAGCACTCGGTGTGAACTAGCGGAGTCACGGGATAGGCGGGTTTTGTCAGATATTGGACTTCTAGCTCAGAAAATACATACCTTGAAGATATCCGCTAAGCTTTCGGTGAACAAACTCGAGGACAGCCCTTGTTCAACTTCATTGTTGTACGCGATGCCAGTAGTCAAGTCCGGGATCTCGAGGCAGTAGACGATGGGCGAAGCACTCGGTGTGAACTAGCGGAGTCACGGGATAGGCGGGTTTCGTCAGATATTGGACTTCTAGCTCAGAAAATACATACCTTGAAGATATCCGCTAAGCTTTCGGTGAACAAACTCGAGGACAGCCCTTGTTCAACTTCATTGTTGTACGCGATGCCAGTAGTCAAGTCCGGGATCTCGAGGCAGTAGACGATGGGCGCGAAGCATTCGGTGTGGACGAGCTTGTGGTCGTGGGGCAGGCCTGTGACGATGGTGGGCTCCACGAAGTAGCCTTCACGCTCGATCACCTGCGTACAACACAcatattatatacttaatacCATCCAATGATTTATAAATTTTTTGTTAGAATGTGTCTTCaatttagagatgcaacggatagttgtttggccggataccggatattcggcctgaccatcggcggaatatccggtatccggccgccgaatattcggccagcggaactatacctacattttggttTTACAGGTGCGAATTCTGCAGGTTTGGCCTGTTTCCTAGtcaacgttcgcgcggacacatttctaggttcgaaatgagtgcgcgtgcaagtcagtggaatgtttaaattgttttaaaataataaacaagtacgattatgatcaagaTTGTTTATTTAATGCAAGTATTTTACTCAGAATTCAAGCaatgtcactatccggtatccggccggatagtaggtcactatccggtatcaggccggatattaaaatcatggccggataggccggataccggatagtaaccgaatatccggtgcatctctagtcttCATAAAGTGAAAGAATCTTGTTTTATAGGTAAATGCACGTACGTGAACAAAAGCTGTAATATTGAATCATTTAAACTTGTTCCACGTGCGTTTATGCGTTTGGCCCGATGAGAGTTTCTGAGAGCAATGTGTCACCGATCATGCTCAGTACTAAACTACACCTTATATCAACGAAGTAAAGTCTAAATCACCTTTCCATCAAACTCCATCTCGTCACCCGCTTAACAATTTCAGCAACAGTCAACAGGCCGCTGGCGTAAGCAGGGGTTCTATAGGGGTTTCTAGCAACAGTCGGTTACTGATCTTGTTCACTACTGAAATGCACCTTATCTCAACTAAATAAAGTCTAATTCACCTTTCCACCAATCGATCTTGCCGCCCGCTTTAACAATTTCAGCAACAGTCAACTGCCCGCTGGCGTAGGCAGGGGTTTTATAGAGGTTTCTAGTAACAGTGGGTGACGATTTTGTTCACTACTAAAATGCACTTTATTTCAACTCAATAAAGTCTAATTCACCTTTCCACCAAACTCAATCTTGCCGCCCGCCTTAACGATTTCAGCAACCGTCTTCTTATAAGCTTCGACGGCCGCCGGCGTGTGTAGGGGTCCGATGAGGGTTTCTGGCAGTAGGGGGTCGCCGATCTTGCTCACTACGCCGGTGAAGGCCTTGGTTAGGCGGGATACGACTTCGCTGTACACCTGGGAGACATAAACAGTGGATTCAGTCACAAACCATTTAAGTTTAAGAGACATTTTGAAACAGTATTTGTTGCACCTAATTTTTTGCGCTCACGTAGGTACCACAATATTAATGGTACGGATTGTAAGAGAACCCTCTGTACAAAGGTGTTTAGGTGTGGTTATGGTTAGGTTTTGTTGCCGCTGTTGATTGGTGCAGGAGCGCGCGAATACCGCGGCTGTACAAAGTCTAGGTCGTTGACGGCGACGTTGCCAGCTCACATCGGCCCGCGGTTCCGGCGCACGCGAACAGGTTAGGTAGTCGAGGTTAGCGACGTTGCCAGCTCATCATCTTATAATAAAAGGTCAACGGCGACGTTGCCAGCTCACCTTCTTGTGCAGCAGCAGCCTGCGGGTGGTGGTGCAGCGTTGGCCCGCGGTGCCGGCGCACGCGAACAGCGCGGCTTGCAGGAGCAGGTCGAGGTTGGCGACGTTGCCAGCTCATCATCTTATAATAAAAGGTCAACGGCGACGTTGCCAGCTCACCTTCTTGTGCAGCAGCAGCCTGCGGGTGGTGGTGCAGCGTTGGCCCGCGGTGCCGGCGCACGCGAACAGCGCGGCTTGCAGGAGCAGGTCGAGGTTGGCGTCCTCGTTGACGATGATGGCGTTGTTGCCGCCCAGCTCGAGCAGGTGGCGCCCGAAGCGCTTCTGCACTTCTACTCCGACCTTAAAAAAATACGTGAACACTTTTTTGAGAATGTGGTTATGCAAGGTAGCGTTTCGTCCAAGCTAGACATGAAGCTAATTTTACGGTTAAAGTCACGTATTTTTTGTCACTCgtgcgacatgtttcggagagcctagatT from Cydia fagiglandana chromosome 6, ilCydFagi1.1, whole genome shotgun sequence includes:
- the LOC134665346 gene encoding rRNA N6-adenosine-methyltransferase METTL5, whose product is MAAVMKLKTLQGHLQDLSGFEKPKVQLEQYETSPHIAAVALYTMQTQYEALEGKLVLDAGCGPGALSFGAALLGGAVTAVDVDADALSVLHENKNDTEIANVDVVQCDFLGPSVCRWENYFDTVVMNPPFGTKSNAGVDMRFLRTGLDLSCDSVYSLHKSSTRAHIQKKIKEWGVKGSVIAELRYDLPATYKFHKQQSRDIAVDLWRVHHPC